A genomic region of Arachis stenosperma cultivar V10309 chromosome 9, arast.V10309.gnm1.PFL2, whole genome shotgun sequence contains the following coding sequences:
- the LOC130951150 gene encoding extensin-3-like, whose protein sequence is MGSLVVSSLTLAIAIILFTLPCEISANKYSYPSPPPPKHAPYHYPSPPPPHSPPPPYHYSSPPPPVHKPYPHPHPVYHSPPPPPVHKPYPHPYPVHHSPPPHKKHYKYPSPPPPVHKYPHHHPHHPVYHSPPPPVHHYVPHPVYHSPPPPHKKPYKYPSPPPPVHSPPPPHYYYKSPPPPHHY, encoded by the coding sequence atgggGTCTCTTGTAGTGTCTTCTCTTACTCTAGCAATAGCCATAATCCTTTTCACTTTGCCATGTGAAATCTCAGCTAATAAATACTCATATCCCTCACCACCACCACCCAAACATGCACCTTACCACTACCCatctccaccaccaccacactCACCACCGCCTCCTTACCATTACTCATCTCCACCACCACCAGTTCACAAACCCTACCCTCACCCCCACCCAGTTTACCACtctcctccaccaccaccagtTCACAAGCCCTACCCTCACCCTTACCCAGTGCACCACTCTCCACCACCACACAAGAAGCACTACAAGTACCCGTCTCCGCCACCACCGGTGCACAAGTATCCTCACCACCACCCTCATCACCCGGTGTACCACTCTCCACCACCACCAGTCCACCACTACGTTCCCCACCCAGTTTACCACTCTCCTCCGCCACCACACAAGAAGCCTTACAAGTACCCGTCTCCTCCTCCTCCAGTTCATTCTCCACCTCCACCACACTACTACTACAAATCTCCCCCTCCACCTCACCACTACTAG